The genomic stretch ATTTTCTCTTGAGAATGTGCAGAGATTCCACAAGGAAAATGAGTTCCTTACAGAACGTTTGTTGGCAACGGAAGAAGAGACAAAGATGCTGAAAGAAGCTTTAGCAAAACGCAATAGTGAATTGCAGGTGTCAAGGAACATGTGTGCCAAGACTGCTAGTAAACTTCAAATTCTAGAAGCGCAATTGCAGATCAGCAATCAAGACAGAAGTTCACTAAAATCGATTGCTCAAATTCCTGCTGATGCTTCTTTCAGTCATAATGCCAGCAACCCCCCTAGCTTGACCTCAATGTCTGAAGATGGAAACGAAGATGAAAGAAGTTGTGCTGAGTCCTGGGCAACTGCACTAATCTCTGAGCTCTCTCAATTTAAGAAAGGAGAGAACGTTGAGAAACCAGTTAAAGCTGACAATGCGAGTGACTTGGAGCTTATGGATGACTTCCTTGAAATGGAGAAGTTGGCTAATAATTCAGACCGATCCATTTCCGTTTCGGATGGTTCAGCTATTAAGGGACCTGACACTCCTTGCAACAGTGCCCCAGGAGAAACTACTAGGGGCAAAGATTCGGATTCATCTCCCACTGCGGCATGTTCTGTTGTTGAAGCATTATCAGCAAGTCCTGAATCTGGCATGAAGATGACATTCATGAAGCTGCAATCGAGAATCTCTTCAATTTTTGACACTAGATCAAATGAGGATGACGTGGACAAAATTTTGAAGGATATCAAACAAGTTTTGCAGGATGCACATGATACACTTCATCAACACTCCGTGTCTTGCATTTCTGATGAGAAGCAGTATTCTGATGCATTGTCCAATAGGAAAACTTGTCCTGAAGATCTTGATTGGATGGGAGATGCCAAGCCAGCTAATGGAGCTGATCAGACATCAAACAAAGAAATGGCAGCTTCTCTTGTCCAGATTCATGAATTTGTACTGCTTCTGGGCAAAGAGGCAATGATAGTCCATGACATATCTGTTGATGGTGATGCATTGGACAGGAAAATCGAGGAGTTTTCTGCCACCTTCCATAAAGTGCTAAATAACGatgcaaatttgtttaattttgttcttgATCTTTCTCTTGTTTTAGATAAGGCTAGAGCGCTTAAGTTTAATATCCTTGGATACAAGGGTGTTGAATCTGAAGTTAGCAGTCCTGATTGCATCGACAAGGTTGCACTGCCTGAGAATAAGGTTATTCGACGCGATGCTTCAAGAGAGAGATACGAAAATGGCTGTAGAAACATCATTGGTCTCACTCCGAATCCTGATGTTTCTGACGATAATGGAGGGTCAGATTATGAAATAAGGACTTCGCTGAAAATCTCTTTGGAGGATTATGAGAAATTAAGATCTGAGAAAGACAAAGTGGCCATGGACTTGGCCAGCACAACTGAGAACTTAGAGATAACAAAGACCCAGTTACAAGAATTGGAGCAGCTGCTAGCAGAAATGAAGACACAGCTGGCCGCTTCTCAAAATTCTTACAGCTTGGCAGAAACACAGCTGAAATGTATGGCAGAGTCATACAGATCTCTGGAAGCACGTGCACAAGAATTAGAAGCTGAAATAAAAATTCTGCAGGCAAAAATGGAGATCCAGGGTAATGAACTTCAGGAGGAAAAGAGAGGTCATCAAAATGCTTTGGCCAGATGCAAGGATCTTGAAGAACGTTTGCTGAGGTTTTCACTTTGCATCACACTTTTTTCCTAACATTTACGTAATACTTTCCTGGCATCATCTGCATGATATTGCTAATAGCTGTGACTGGTCAGGCAAAAGGTGGCTTGGAGTAAAATTCTTTTCTCCCACGTTTTACCTTGCTTATTTTCATGCtcactttctctttcccttcaCATCCATATTATTTAGCATATGAACactccccccacccccaaacAGAGTTCGCTTTCTCTGTCCGTACCTTGACGCATGTGAACACTGCTTGCAACTGGTCCATTCAGTCAATCTTCTCTTGACATCCTTGCTTTCATGTAAGTTGACTGTATTTTCTGATTCCTGGATCATCCATTTATGTATAGGTATGAGAGCTGCTCATCACAGGAAGATGCTGACAAAAGTAAACAGGTTGGTCCTTATCCTTAATGTTGGTGGTCCATAGATGGATTAAACATTTTctacaaaaagaaatttcaccTTCACCTTAATGTAATATGCTTGCGATGCCTTCTGTGTTGATCCATTGCTGAATTTGATTTCTCACTCATTGCTCTGCTCATTACGTTTCTAGGTGGGTGCATGTGTGGGTTCATAGCTTTAAAGCAGTGCCACAAGTAATTGATTATGCCTTTTGGTCATGCTGCAGAGCTTTCTGATTTCCATGTTTACTTCTAGGAACTAGAAGTAAATAATTTGCATCTTACAGTCCACGGTTGATCTTAACACATGTAGGATCCCTGCTTTAATTCCTGGTTCCACCACTGTTTGCATTTGCCAAGACAGGAATTGATTTTGAATTCTCATATTTTGGGTAGTTATTATTGTACTGCAACCATACATGCTCTGATATGGTCCGGTTTAGTTTCCTCGCCACTTTGTAGAGTCACTGTGCAATCTTTATATGTCAGCAGTGTCTGATGTTTACCCGTTTATGTTAATTAATATGCTTTTTAGAGTCAGGCGAGCTTAAATGCCAGCATTTATGTTGCTTCTTTATTCCATGACAAACTGTTTGTTTTGTTGCAGGAGAAGGAGCTTGCAGCTGCGGCAGAGAAGCTAGCCGAGTGTCAAGAAACAATTTTCCTACTGGGCAAACAATTAAAAGCATTACATCCAAATTCAGAGCTCACAAGTTCCCAGCAAAACGAGAGGACCCAAAAGGAGGACGAAACTACTGTCGAGGGCACGAACTTGCAAGACATGGATCAGGCCGAGATGGATGATGTCTCAATGACCAGTTTGCAAAGAACGGGAGATGAATCGCCGGTGCATCCTCATAACTTCCCGCGCAGCCCCTCGGAAAGTGAAGCAAGCTTTCTGAGATCTCCTGTCAATTCCAAACGTCCAAAGCACAGACCCACCTTGTCCACCTCTTCGTCTCCCTCGTCAGGTCCCACTCCCGAGAAGCAACAGAGAGGATTGAGCAGATTCTTCTCCTCGAAAGGCAAGAACAGCCAATAGGCTTGCGACGGGAACAATAACATTATCTCGGGTACAGAAGATGATGTAATGTTACTAAAGACCGGATGTTCATATTCATGTGGTAGTTTGCAAGTTGGAAGGTTTCAACTGGTGAAG from Rhodamnia argentea isolate NSW1041297 chromosome 2, ASM2092103v1, whole genome shotgun sequence encodes the following:
- the LOC115738589 gene encoding filament-like plant protein 4 isoform X1: MERRSWPWKRKSSDKSSAEKAAAILDSASATLTQGKTQVDQDNYKKPNYVQISVESYSHLTSLEDQVKTYEEQVQTLEEHIKELDENLSTSNSEITTKENLVKQHMKVAEEAVSGWEKAEAEALALKSHLESVTLEKLTAEDRASHLDGALKECMRQIRNLKEEHEKNLQEVVLSKTKQWEKIKHEFEAKIVSMDQELLRSAADNAALSRSLQERSNMLIKISEEKSKAEADIELLKSDIESCEKEINSLKYELHVVSKELEIRNEEKNMSVRSAEAANKQHMEGVKKIAKLEAECQRLRGLVRKKLPGPAALAQMKMEVESLGRDCGDSRLKRSPVRPPSPYLSPMPEFSLENVQRFHKENEFLTERLLATEEETKMLKEALAKRNSELQVSRNMCAKTASKLQILEAQLQISNQDRSSLKSIAQIPADASFSHNASNPPSLTSMSEDGNEDERSCAESWATALISELSQFKKGENVEKPVKADNASDLELMDDFLEMEKLANNSDRSISVSDGSAIKGPDTPCNSAPGETTRGKDSDSSPTAACSVVEALSASPESGMKMTFMKLQSRISSIFDTRSNEDDVDKILKDIKQVLQDAHDTLHQHSVSCISDEKQYSDALSNRKTCPEDLDWMGDAKPANGADQTSNKEMAASLVQIHEFVLLLGKEAMIVHDISVDGDALDRKIEEFSATFHKVLNNDANLFNFVLDLSLVLDKARALKFNILGYKGVESEVSSPDCIDKVALPENKVIRRDASRERYENGCRNIIGLTPNPDVSDDNGGSDYEIRTSLKISLEDYEKLRSEKDKVAMDLASTTENLEITKTQLQELEQLLAEMKTQLAASQNSYSLAETQLKCMAESYRSLEARAQELEAEIKILQAKMEIQGNELQEEKRGHQNALARCKDLEERLLRYESCSSQEDADKSKQEKELAAAAEKLAECQETIFLLGKQLKALHPNSELTSSQQNERTQKEDETTVEGTNLQDMDQAEMDDVSMTSLQRTGDESPVHPHNFPRSPSESEASFLRSPVNSKRPKHRPTLSTSSSPSSGPTPEKQQRGLSRFFSSKGKNSQ
- the LOC115738589 gene encoding filament-like plant protein 4 isoform X2, which encodes MERRSWPWKRKSSDKSSAEKAAAILDSASATLTQGKTQVDQDNYKKPNYVQISVESYSHLTSLEDQVKTYEEQVQTLEEHIKELDENLSTSNSEITTKENLVKQHMKVAEEAVSGWEKAEAEALALKSHLESVTLEKLTAEDRASHLDGALKECMRQIRNLKEEHEKNLQEVVLSKTKQWEKIKHEFEAKIVSMDQELLRSAADNAALSRSLQERSNMLIKISEEKSKAEADIELLKSDIESCEKEINSLKYELHVVSKELEIRNEEKNMSVRSAEAANKQHMEGVKKIAKLEAECQRLRGLVRKKLPGPAALAQMKMEVESLGRDCGDSRLKRSPVRPPSPYLSPMPEFSLENVQRFHKENEFLTERLLATEEETKMLKEALAKRNSELQVSRNMCAKTASKLQILEAQLQISNQDRSSLKSIAQIPADASFSHNASNPPSLTSMSEDGNEDERSCAESWATALISELSQFKKGENVEKPVKADNASDLELMDDFLEMEKLANNSDRSISVSDGSAIKGPDTPCNSAPGETTRGKDSDSSPTAACSVVEALSASPESGMKMTFMKLQSRISSIFDTRSNEDDVDKILKDIKQVLQDAHDTLHQHSVSCISDEKQYSDALSNRKTCPEDLDWMGDAKPANGADQTSNKEMAASLVQIHEFVLLLGKEAMIVHDISVDGDALDRKIEEFSATFHKVLNNDANLFNFVLDLSLVLDKARALKFNILGYKGVESEVSSPDCIDKVALPENKVIRRDASRERYENGCRNIIGLTPNPDVSDDNGGSDYEIRTSLKISLEDYEKLRSEKDKVAMDLASTTENLEITKTQLQELEQLLAEMKTQLAASQNSYSLAETQLKCMAESYRSLEARAQELEAEIKILQAKMEIQGNELQEEKRGHQNALARCKDLEERLRYESCSSQEDADKSKQEKELAAAAEKLAECQETIFLLGKQLKALHPNSELTSSQQNERTQKEDETTVEGTNLQDMDQAEMDDVSMTSLQRTGDESPVHPHNFPRSPSESEASFLRSPVNSKRPKHRPTLSTSSSPSSGPTPEKQQRGLSRFFSSKGKNSQ